A part of Methanobacterium bryantii genomic DNA contains:
- the argC gene encoding N-acetyl-gamma-glutamyl-phosphate reductase, translated as MIDVGIIGASGYTGGELLRFLKYHDNVNVIAATSRQYAGINVSKVHPHLRGENIKFKDIPAEKVDADLVFTATPHGASMDIVPELIERGIKVVDLSGDYRFDDIAVYEKWYGIEHSAPLDAVYGLPEVYREEIKKSKLVANPGCFPTGGILASLPLAKEKLIDAIILDSKSGVSGAGIKPTGATHYPNISDNIVPYAVTTHRHMPEIQQEVSKFGDVKVSFTPHLVPVIRGILTTAHAFLKEDVTSEHVKEIYDAFYESEPFVRVVDMDEIPRLSAVRGSNYCDIGCFQIDPNGRIIIVSAIDNLVKGASGQAIQNMNIMFGFDEKKSLDVTGLHP; from the coding sequence ATGATTGATGTAGGCATCATAGGAGCAAGTGGATATACAGGAGGAGAACTCCTGAGATTTTTAAAATATCATGATAATGTAAATGTAATTGCTGCAACATCCCGACAATATGCAGGAATTAATGTATCAAAAGTACATCCTCATTTAAGGGGAGAAAATATTAAATTTAAAGATATCCCTGCAGAAAAAGTAGATGCGGATCTTGTTTTTACTGCTACTCCTCATGGGGCATCTATGGACATAGTTCCAGAGTTAATAGAAAGAGGCATTAAAGTTGTGGATTTAAGTGGAGATTACCGTTTTGATGATATAGCTGTTTATGAGAAATGGTATGGTATCGAACATTCCGCTCCACTCGATGCAGTCTATGGGCTTCCAGAAGTGTACAGGGAGGAAATAAAGAAATCCAAACTTGTTGCAAATCCTGGATGTTTCCCAACAGGCGGTATTTTAGCATCATTGCCTCTTGCAAAAGAAAAACTTATAGATGCAATTATACTTGACTCTAAATCGGGGGTAAGTGGAGCTGGAATTAAACCTACAGGGGCTACCCATTATCCAAATATCAGTGATAATATTGTTCCTTATGCAGTTACAACCCACAGACACATGCCTGAAATTCAACAGGAAGTATCTAAATTTGGGGATGTTAAGGTTTCATTTACACCACACCTTGTTCCAGTAATAAGAGGTATTTTAACAACTGCACATGCATTTTTAAAAGAAGATGTAACCTCTGAGCATGTAAAAGAGATTTATGACGCGTTTTATGAATCAGAACCATTTGTGAGGGTTGTTGATATGGATGAGATTCCAAGATTAAGTGCAGTTAGAGGATCTAATTATTGTGACATTGGATGTTTCCAGATAGATCCAAATGGACGAATTATTATAGTATCAGCTATTGATAATTTAGTTAAAGGTGCATCTGGACAGGCAATTCAA